In Candidatus Methylopumilus universalis, one DNA window encodes the following:
- a CDS encoding DUF2256 domain-containing protein has protein sequence MVKKENLPTKICLVCQKPFSWRKKWQLVWNDVKYCSERCKRHKN, from the coding sequence ATGGTAAAAAAAGAAAACTTACCGACAAAAATTTGCCTAGTTTGTCAAAAGCCTTTTTCTTGGAGAAAGAAGTGGCAGCTTGTTTGGAATGATGTTAAATACTGCTCAGAGCGATGTAAGCGTCATAAAAATTAA
- the msrP gene encoding protein-methionine-sulfoxide reductase catalytic subunit MsrP yields MTTFKKIPSSEITPEHIYNDRRNFIKNLGLILSSTALSTFTNTGFTALNTLPSFIQSKDHGNEKLTSFKDITSYNNYYEFGTSKSDPQDHAHLLKIDPWSISIEGSVAKPLKLDIDELIKLIPIEERIYRLRCVEGWSMVIPWIGIPLNSLLKKITPTGNAKYVEFVSLKRPSEMIGQKDDMLDWPYTEGLRLDEAMHPLTILAVGLYGKVLPKQNGAPIRLVVPWKYGFKSIKAITKIRLVEKMPISTWMKANPKEYGFYSNVNPEVDHPRWTQATERRIGESLLSPRLKTQMFNGYKEEVAHLYQGMDLNKNF; encoded by the coding sequence ATGACTACATTTAAAAAAATACCCTCATCAGAAATTACACCTGAGCATATTTATAATGACCGCAGAAATTTTATAAAAAATTTAGGTCTAATTTTAAGCTCTACTGCACTATCCACATTTACAAACACGGGTTTCACTGCGCTTAATACTCTCCCTTCCTTTATTCAATCAAAAGACCATGGTAATGAAAAGCTCACTTCTTTTAAAGATATTACAAGCTATAACAATTATTATGAATTTGGTACTTCAAAATCAGATCCACAAGATCATGCGCATTTATTAAAAATTGACCCATGGTCGATTTCGATTGAAGGTTCTGTAGCGAAACCATTAAAACTTGATATAGATGAACTCATAAAGCTCATACCAATAGAAGAACGCATCTATAGACTTCGCTGTGTTGAAGGTTGGTCTATGGTGATTCCTTGGATAGGTATTCCATTAAATTCGTTACTTAAAAAAATAACGCCAACAGGAAATGCTAAATATGTTGAATTTGTATCACTAAAGCGCCCAAGCGAAATGATTGGGCAAAAAGATGACATGCTAGATTGGCCATACACGGAAGGACTAAGATTAGATGAAGCTATGCATCCACTCACTATCTTGGCAGTGGGTTTATATGGAAAAGTTTTACCAAAACAAAATGGCGCACCTATTAGGTTGGTAGTCCCTTGGAAATATGGCTTTAAAAGTATCAAGGCAATTACTAAGATTAGATTAGTAGAAAAAATGCCTATATCTACTTGGATGAAAGCCAATCCCAAAGAGTATGGATTTTATTCCAATGTGAATCCTGAAGTAGATCATCCTCGATGGACACAAGCTACCGAGAGAAGAATTGGAGAAAGCCTTTTATCTCCTAGACTTAAAACGCAAATGTTTAATGGCTATAAAGAAGAAGTAGCTCATCTTTATCAAGGTATGGATTTAAATAAAAATTTTTAA
- the glnE gene encoding bifunctional [glutamate--ammonia ligase]-adenylyl-L-tyrosine phosphorylase/[glutamate--ammonia-ligase] adenylyltransferase, producing MSTSNQSLLNQLLSRDLTYTYHCSPFIKRLFEADKALEQFSLQHISHPFSRQEMESWLDSRRISDEISLNKSLRILRQQVIANIILRDLNKLADLDEVLKSVTALAEITLIHAHQFHFNALKSIHGAPIGLRGEEQLLSIVGMGKLGGEELNVSSDIDLIFAYPEEGDTESKESISNQSFFIKLCKKIISSLNDVTEDGFVFRVDMQLRPFGSEGQIVCSYQMLEDYYQKYGREWERYAWVKGRVIVGPQIELTKIIEPFVYRKYLDYGALNSMRDLKTQIQNDVNKKGIQENIKVGRGGIRKIEFIAQVYQLIRGGQDKTLRLKSLLPALALLETKNLLSKNGVKSLTEAYKFLRNLEHRLQYMEDMQTQELPKTDEGKLRVVQSMHYQDWNMFYQDLEIHRANVEFYFDEVFKETIKDEDSPQLNLTKVLWNSALTLEDAYKYLEELGFKLPDETYQILQGLKGSSRYLHLPEVSRQRFDLLMPLIIHEVSSASDPNLDSTLIRIISILESICRRASYLAMLTENPSALKILIKLSKAGPWLTQYLIQHPILIDELLDINHFYSKPDFVAIKEKLHKDLLEAKDDIEQQMNIMRNIKHANIFKLAALEVIGDVSVENLSDYLTELADLLIGETLLLVWRHMYPEQNDPPKFAVIAYGKFGGKEMSYTSDLDIVFIYDDKRDGMAEKYARFAQRINSWLNTYTSSGILYEIDLALRPDGASGLLVSSIDAFKDYQSKRAWTWEHQAITRARFCAGDESIGKQFEKARLDILEMQRDIKQLKIDVLDMREKMLEKHKVDHELFDLKQDRGGIIDIEFIVQYFVLAFGSSNKALTQNIGNIGLLNLFSEQNLMDALTAKKLISAYRLYRELQHQLGLETKLDGKIKYSEVTNHPAEVVSIWKSIFNS from the coding sequence ATGTCTACATCTAATCAATCACTATTGAATCAACTATTAAGTAGAGACCTTACTTATACTTACCACTGCTCACCTTTTATAAAAAGGTTATTTGAGGCAGATAAAGCGCTTGAGCAATTCTCACTTCAGCATATTAGTCATCCTTTTAGTCGGCAAGAAATGGAATCATGGCTAGATAGCCGACGAATTTCTGACGAGATTAGTTTAAATAAATCTCTTCGTATACTTCGTCAGCAAGTGATAGCAAATATTATTCTTCGCGATCTTAATAAATTAGCTGATTTAGATGAAGTTTTAAAGTCAGTAACAGCGCTTGCTGAAATCACTCTAATTCATGCACATCAATTTCATTTCAATGCCCTGAAGTCTATCCATGGTGCTCCGATAGGATTAAGGGGAGAAGAGCAGCTATTAAGTATTGTCGGCATGGGAAAGTTAGGTGGAGAAGAGCTTAATGTGTCATCTGATATTGATCTAATCTTTGCTTACCCAGAAGAAGGAGATACTGAAAGTAAGGAGTCTATAAGCAATCAAAGCTTCTTTATTAAACTTTGCAAAAAAATTATATCGAGCCTTAATGATGTGACAGAAGATGGGTTTGTGTTTCGCGTAGATATGCAATTAAGACCTTTTGGTTCTGAGGGGCAGATTGTATGTAGTTATCAAATGCTAGAAGATTACTATCAAAAATACGGGCGAGAATGGGAAAGATATGCTTGGGTCAAAGGTCGAGTTATTGTAGGACCTCAAATAGAGCTTACTAAAATTATTGAGCCATTTGTTTATCGTAAATATTTAGATTACGGTGCATTGAATTCTATGCGTGATTTAAAAACTCAGATTCAAAATGATGTAAATAAAAAGGGCATCCAAGAAAATATTAAAGTTGGTCGAGGCGGTATTCGTAAGATTGAGTTTATTGCACAAGTTTATCAATTGATACGAGGTGGCCAAGATAAAACATTAAGACTTAAATCGCTTTTACCTGCATTAGCACTTCTCGAAACTAAAAATTTATTATCTAAAAATGGAGTTAAGTCATTAACTGAGGCTTATAAGTTCCTAAGAAATTTAGAGCATAGACTTCAGTATATGGAAGACATGCAAACGCAAGAGCTACCAAAAACAGATGAAGGTAAATTAAGAGTGGTTCAGTCTATGCATTACCAGGACTGGAATATGTTTTATCAAGATCTTGAAATTCACAGAGCAAACGTAGAATTCTATTTTGATGAGGTTTTTAAAGAAACAATTAAAGATGAAGATTCGCCGCAATTAAATTTAACTAAAGTGCTATGGAATAGTGCTTTAACTTTAGAAGATGCATATAAGTATCTAGAGGAATTAGGATTTAAATTACCTGATGAAACCTATCAGATTCTTCAAGGATTAAAGGGTAGTTCACGTTATTTACATTTACCTGAAGTAAGTCGACAACGATTCGATCTCCTCATGCCTTTAATTATCCATGAGGTTTCTTCAGCTTCTGATCCTAATTTAGATTCAACGCTGATTAGAATCATTTCAATTTTAGAGAGTATATGTAGGCGTGCGAGTTATCTTGCCATGCTCACAGAAAATCCAAGTGCATTAAAGATACTTATTAAACTATCTAAAGCGGGCCCGTGGCTTACGCAATATCTTATTCAGCATCCGATATTGATTGATGAATTGCTTGATATTAATCATTTTTATTCAAAGCCAGATTTTGTGGCAATAAAAGAAAAGCTTCATAAAGATTTATTGGAAGCTAAAGATGATATTGAGCAGCAAATGAATATCATGCGCAATATTAAGCACGCTAACATTTTTAAGCTGGCTGCATTAGAAGTCATAGGTGATGTGTCAGTTGAAAATCTCTCTGATTACTTAACTGAGCTTGCTGACCTACTTATAGGAGAAACGCTCTTATTGGTATGGCGTCATATGTATCCAGAGCAAAATGACCCACCTAAATTTGCTGTTATTGCTTATGGGAAATTCGGAGGTAAAGAAATGAGCTATACCTCGGATTTAGACATTGTGTTTATCTATGATGACAAGCGAGATGGCATGGCAGAAAAATATGCAAGATTTGCACAGAGGATTAATAGTTGGCTCAACACTTACACATCCTCAGGCATTCTCTATGAAATAGATCTTGCATTAAGACCTGACGGAGCAAGTGGTCTATTGGTGAGTTCTATTGATGCTTTTAAAGATTATCAATCAAAGAGAGCTTGGACATGGGAACACCAAGCAATTACCCGTGCGCGCTTTTGCGCTGGAGATGAAAGTATAGGCAAGCAATTTGAAAAGGCTCGATTAGATATTCTAGAAATGCAAAGAGATATAAAGCAGCTAAAGATAGACGTATTGGATATGCGCGAAAAAATGCTCGAGAAACACAAAGTCGATCATGAGCTTTTCGATCTAAAACAAGATCGTGGCGGCATTATTGATATTGAATTTATTGTGCAATATTTTGTTTTAGCTTTTGGTTCTTCAAATAAGGCACTTACTCAAAATATAGGCAATATTGGATTACTTAATCTTTTTAGTGAGCAAAATTTAATGGACGCTCTCACAGCTAAAAAACTCATCAGCGCTTATCGATTATATAGAGAGCTTCAACATCAATTAGGTCTTGAGACTAAATTAGATGGAAAAATAAAGTATTCTGAAGTTACTAATCACCCGGCTGAGGTTGTATCTATTTGGAAAAGTATTTTCAATAGTTAA
- a CDS encoding HNH endonuclease: MIGKIRKKLLPPILSEAIPDTIICPICSRVIPESQKDAHHLIPKSKGGKSTEYLHRICHKQIHALFNENELAKILNTAESLRNHSDMQTFINWVKNKPDNFYERAAKSSRIKK, translated from the coding sequence ATGATCGGAAAAATTAGAAAAAAACTTCTACCACCTATATTATCAGAGGCCATTCCGGACACTATAATATGCCCAATATGTAGCAGAGTTATTCCAGAATCTCAAAAAGATGCGCACCATTTAATTCCAAAATCTAAAGGCGGTAAATCTACGGAATATCTTCACCGAATCTGCCATAAACAAATCCACGCTTTATTTAATGAAAATGAACTCGCTAAAATATTGAATACTGCAGAGTCATTAAGAAACCATTCCGATATGCAAACGTTTATTAATTGGGTGAAAAATAAGCCAGATAATTTTTACGAGAGAGCTGCTAAAAGTTCACGTATTAAGAAATAG
- a CDS encoding sulfite oxidase heme-binding subunit YedZ, with product MKLNPIYIKRFIFILGLWPIFSIGIDILQNNLGANPIEFIERHFGKWTLIFLCLTLSMTPLRNITTISQWILYRRMLGLFVFFYASIHLFCYIWLDYHFAWIDIKNDIIKHRYVLVGFLAWLLLLPLAITSSDRMMRRLKVNWKRLHRLIYLIAILGVLHFVWLVKKDLTEPLIYAVIVSLLLLLRLNIFKRKKN from the coding sequence TTGAAGTTAAATCCAATCTATATCAAACGCTTTATTTTTATTTTAGGTCTTTGGCCTATTTTTTCTATCGGCATAGATATATTACAAAATAATCTTGGAGCTAATCCCATAGAGTTTATTGAACGTCACTTCGGAAAATGGACGCTCATTTTCTTATGTTTAACACTTAGCATGACACCTTTAAGAAACATTACAACGATTAGTCAGTGGATTCTATACAGAAGAATGCTGGGACTTTTTGTATTTTTCTACGCATCAATTCATCTATTTTGCTATATATGGCTTGACTACCATTTTGCATGGATCGATATCAAAAATGACATTATTAAACATCGCTATGTGCTTGTAGGTTTTTTAGCATGGCTTTTATTACTTCCATTAGCTATCACTTCTTCAGATAGGATGATGAGAAGACTTAAAGTAAATTGGAAAAGATTGCATCGCCTTATTTACCTCATAGCTATACTAGGTGTACTTCATTTTGTATGGCTTGTAAAAAAGGATTTGACTGAGCCACTTATTTACGCTGTCATAGTTTCTCTATTGCTTTTATTGAGATTAAATATTTTCAAGCGTAAAAAAAATTAA
- a CDS encoding TIGR03643 family protein → MSKKETLLTEGDISRLIEMAWEDKTPFEAILKTYQLDEPSLMRLMQKHLKPSSYRLWRKRVKERSSKHLKLRSPDIKRDHCVTQYKISR, encoded by the coding sequence ATGTCAAAAAAAGAGACTTTATTAACCGAAGGAGATATTTCCAGGCTGATCGAAATGGCTTGGGAGGATAAAACACCTTTTGAAGCCATCTTAAAGACGTATCAACTAGATGAGCCTTCTTTAATGAGGCTCATGCAAAAGCACCTTAAGCCTTCATCTTATCGATTGTGGAGAAAGCGTGTTAAAGAGCGATCAAGTAAGCATTTAAAACTTAGATCGCCTGACATTAAGCGAGATCACTGCGTTACTCAATATAAAATTAGCCGTTAA